A stretch of Gymnodinialimonas phycosphaerae DNA encodes these proteins:
- a CDS encoding GNAT family N-acetyltransferase: MDPLTTAPTLKTERLILRGPRRADLPAFTRFVTSAPSIIAQDEAGSPEDAWFGYMIGVGHWHWHGFGFFVLEEQATGQPMGRVGLLKHVHWPDVELAWHLFEEGEGKGYATEAARAVKTWAHDALGLDRLHSYIDVTNARSQAVARRLGATTDGTRAAHEPEAEVWVHPVDTP, encoded by the coding sequence ATGGATCCGCTCACGACTGCCCCGACCCTGAAGACCGAAAGGTTGATCCTGCGCGGCCCCCGGCGCGCGGATCTGCCCGCCTTCACCCGCTTCGTCACCAGCGCGCCGTCGATCATCGCGCAAGATGAAGCAGGCTCGCCCGAGGATGCCTGGTTCGGCTACATGATCGGCGTGGGCCATTGGCATTGGCACGGCTTCGGATTTTTCGTGCTGGAGGAACAGGCCACCGGACAGCCCATGGGCCGCGTGGGCCTGCTGAAGCATGTCCATTGGCCGGACGTGGAACTGGCCTGGCACTTGTTCGAGGAAGGCGAAGGGAAGGGATACGCGACCGAGGCCGCGCGGGCGGTGAAGACATGGGCGCACGACGCGCTGGGGCTGGACCGGCTGCACAGTTATATCGACGTGACCAACGCCCGCTCGCAGGCCGTGGCCCGGCGGCTTGGGGCCACCACCGACGGCACGCGCGCCGCCCACGAGCCGGAGGCCGAGGTTTGGGTTCATCCGGTGGACACCCCCTAG
- a CDS encoding glutathione S-transferase family protein codes for MGLLVDGTWQDTWYDTKKSGGAFQRTEAQFRNWITADGAAGPTGVGGFKAESGRYHLYVSHACPWANRTLIFRALNGLEDHIGISVVHPDMLGDGWTFDADVDGATGDTLYGLPFARDLYTKAQPGVTTRVTVPILWDKERATIVSNESAEIIRMFNGAFNDITGNADDYYPNALRPQIDAINARVYSDVNNGVYKSGFATTQDAYDTAVYTLFDALDWLEGILTQNRYLTGDRVTEADWRLFTTLVRFDLVYHLHFKCNRKRIVDYPNLWAYTRELYQWPGVAGTVNFDHIVRHYHYSHETINPHRIIPINPQIDWTAPHGRNGLRAA; via the coding sequence ATGGGCCTGCTTGTTGACGGAACATGGCAAGACACGTGGTACGATACCAAGAAATCCGGTGGTGCGTTCCAGCGGACCGAAGCGCAGTTTCGCAATTGGATCACCGCCGATGGCGCGGCCGGTCCCACCGGCGTGGGCGGCTTCAAGGCGGAAAGCGGGCGCTATCACCTCTATGTGTCCCACGCCTGCCCCTGGGCCAATCGTACGCTGATTTTCCGCGCCCTGAACGGGCTGGAGGATCACATCGGCATCTCTGTCGTGCATCCCGACATGCTGGGCGACGGCTGGACTTTTGACGCCGACGTCGACGGCGCCACGGGTGATACGCTTTATGGTTTGCCCTTCGCCCGTGACCTCTACACCAAGGCGCAACCCGGCGTGACGACCCGCGTGACTGTCCCGATCCTGTGGGACAAGGAACGCGCCACCATCGTGTCCAACGAATCCGCCGAGATCATTCGCATGTTCAACGGGGCCTTCAACGACATCACCGGCAACGCTGACGATTACTACCCCAACGCCTTGCGCCCCCAGATCGACGCGATCAATGCGCGGGTCTATTCCGACGTGAACAACGGCGTCTACAAATCCGGTTTCGCCACCACGCAGGACGCCTATGACACCGCCGTCTACACCCTGTTCGATGCGCTCGACTGGTTGGAGGGGATCCTGACCCAGAACCGCTACCTGACGGGCGACCGGGTGACCGAGGCGGACTGGCGGCTTTTCACCACGCTGGTGCGGTTCGATCTGGTCTACCACCTGCACTTCAAGTGCAATCGCAAGCGGATCGTGGATTATCCCAACCTCTGGGCCTACACGCGCGAGCTTTACCAATGGCCGGGCGTTGCCGGGACGGTCAACTTCGACCACATCGTGCGCCACTACCATTATAGCCACGAGACCATTAACCCCCACCGGATCATCCCGATCAATCCGCAGATCGATTGGACCGCGCCCCATGGTCGTAATGGATTGCGGGCAGCGTAA
- the cbiB gene encoding adenosylcobinamide-phosphate synthase CbiB, with protein sequence MIATAPLLLVAMILDALLGEPRWLWSRVPHPIVVMGRLIGWCDRAFNRGGRRVNGVFVMAALGLGALGLGWIIVALPLGWLWQILIAAVLLAQKSLVQHVAAVGDGLRRSLDDGKQEVAMIVGRDTGPLDEAAVARAAIESAAENMSDGVVAPAFWFLVAGLPGLLLYKITNTADSMIGHRTPRHEAFGWAAARFDDVLNYIPARLTALLIALTRGPAVLRCAYRDGPKHRSVNAGWPEAAMAAALGLSLSGPRAYGGEMTTDAALNPEGTRAATPGDIAAAVGVLWRVWGAMIAAVVCLWLVGG encoded by the coding sequence TTGATCGCCACCGCGCCGCTGCTTCTTGTGGCGATGATCCTCGATGCCTTGCTGGGGGAACCGCGCTGGCTCTGGTCGCGCGTGCCGCATCCGATTGTCGTGATGGGTCGGTTGATTGGCTGGTGTGACCGCGCGTTCAATCGCGGCGGGCGACGGGTGAACGGTGTGTTTGTCATGGCTGCCCTTGGCCTCGGCGCGCTGGGCCTTGGCTGGATCATCGTGGCGCTGCCCCTTGGATGGCTATGGCAAATCCTGATCGCGGCGGTTCTTTTGGCGCAGAAATCCCTTGTGCAGCATGTGGCGGCGGTGGGCGACGGTCTGCGCCGGTCTCTGGACGACGGCAAGCAAGAGGTCGCGATGATCGTGGGACGCGACACTGGCCCGCTGGATGAGGCCGCCGTTGCCCGCGCCGCGATTGAAAGCGCGGCCGAGAATATGTCCGATGGCGTCGTCGCCCCCGCCTTCTGGTTTCTGGTGGCCGGGCTGCCGGGCCTGTTGCTCTACAAAATCACCAATACCGCCGACAGCATGATCGGCCACCGCACCCCCCGGCATGAGGCGTTCGGATGGGCCGCCGCCCGGTTCGATGATGTGCTGAATTACATCCCCGCCCGCCTCACCGCGCTTTTGATCGCGCTGACCCGTGGCCCCGCCGTTCTGCGCTGCGCTTATCGCGACGGTCCCAAGCACCGCTCTGTCAACGCAGGCTGGCCCGAGGCCGCGATGGCCGCAGCCCTCGGCCTCTCCCTCTCCGGCCCCCGCGCCTATGGCGGCGAGATGACCACCGACGCGGCGCTCAACCCGGAAGGCACGCGCGCCGCCACGCCCGGCGATATCGCGGCTGCGGTGGGCGTGCTCTGGCGGGTGTGGGGGGCGATGATTGCCGCCGTGGTGTGCCTCTGGCTCGTGGGCGGCTAG
- a CDS encoding lytic murein transglycosylase encodes MRRFLAPLLLSLTLGTAATAQQCGGDFGQFVQGLRAEAAERGHSQEAIDGFFRHASYYQRALDADRRQGIFAVPFTDFARRLISQGRMDNGRRNAERQAATFAEIERRFGVSRGILLSFWAFETDYGAFQGDYNTLDSLVTLAHDCRRPELFRPEVFGALTLYENGDFDPVNTQGAWAGEIGMVQMLPEDIVNHGIDGDGDGHVYLQTSAPDALMSGANILSSLGWRPGEPWLVEITVPADLDWYQTGIHTTRSVADWEADGVAGRSGPLPMRNAQASVVLPQGRNGPAFLAYPNFNVLFEWNQSFTYVLTAAYFATRLEGAPVFDARNPEPGLDGNAMRALQERLQARGHDVGRIDGILGAGTRAAVREEQRRLGMPADAWPTRALLNAL; translated from the coding sequence ATGCGTCGTTTCCTCGCCCCGCTACTCTTGTCTCTCACCCTCGGCACTGCGGCCACCGCGCAGCAATGCGGCGGCGATTTCGGCCAGTTCGTCCAGGGCCTCCGCGCCGAAGCGGCAGAGCGCGGCCATAGCCAGGAGGCCATCGATGGCTTCTTCCGCCACGCCAGCTATTACCAGCGTGCGTTGGATGCGGATCGCAGGCAGGGCATCTTCGCGGTGCCGTTCACCGATTTTGCCCGCCGTCTGATCAGCCAGGGCCGCATGGACAACGGCCGCCGCAACGCCGAGCGCCAAGCCGCCACCTTCGCCGAGATCGAGCGTCGCTTCGGCGTCTCACGCGGCATTCTTCTGTCGTTCTGGGCGTTCGAGACCGACTACGGCGCGTTCCAGGGCGATTACAACACCCTCGACAGCCTTGTGACGCTGGCCCACGATTGCCGCCGCCCCGAGCTTTTCCGCCCCGAGGTTTTCGGCGCCCTGACGCTCTATGAAAACGGCGACTTCGACCCGGTGAACACGCAAGGCGCCTGGGCCGGGGAAATCGGCATGGTGCAAATGCTGCCAGAAGATATCGTGAACCACGGTATCGACGGTGATGGCGACGGCCATGTCTACCTGCAAACCTCCGCGCCAGATGCCCTGATGTCCGGGGCCAATATCCTCTCGTCCCTTGGCTGGCGCCCCGGAGAGCCGTGGCTGGTCGAGATCACCGTGCCCGCTGATCTGGATTGGTACCAGACCGGCATCCACACCACCCGTAGCGTCGCCGATTGGGAGGCCGACGGTGTGGCAGGCCGCTCCGGCCCGCTGCCTATGCGCAACGCCCAGGCCTCCGTGGTCCTGCCCCAGGGGCGCAACGGCCCCGCCTTCCTCGCCTACCCCAACTTCAACGTCCTGTTCGAATGGAACCAGTCCTTCACCTACGTCCTGACCGCCGCCTATTTCGCTACCCGCCTGGAAGGCGCCCCCGTGTTCGACGCGCGCAACCCCGAGCCAGGCCTTGACGGCAACGCCATGCGCGCGCTGCAAGAACGGCTCCAGGCGCGGGGCCATGACGTGGGCCGGATCGACGGCATCCTCGGCGCCGGCACCCGTGCCGCCGTGCGCGAGGAACAGCGCCGCCTCGGCATGCCCGCCGACGCCTGGCCCACCCGCGCGCTTCTGAACGCACTCTGA
- a CDS encoding AIPR family protein — protein sequence MAIKPYRFEVSEARSVKHPTLPKIVKHTFLVPAHLFPKGVPTGANLRDPVGMNRQVYKDVKASLEGKEALPGTFDLLNLGITIIAEDIEVIDKRVFDVMIDDDYGIANGGHTTQIIYDCQEDDSIAEGQHVEVKIITGLEGGENHTLRVDIARGQNTGISVQPRSIFELDGAFESLKAIVKDQDWANDIGFKESDKKDIDVRELVSVLELMNVTDFPVRDTKHPIAAYEKWSTPLKKFGDDYEDNRENPVGRKYAVFEPLLLDILVLYDHIRRDFLRVYNETVGGRAGNLRIVEKAPPSKGRFQFRYANLDDHDQRLTKGAAYPILGAFRNFVTVNPETGVAEWQGGFENVLASWRDLAPELVAETKQAIRDIGNAPDSLGKNRNHWANLFKTVRLHVMQQQLDTMG from the coding sequence ATGGCTATCAAACCATATCGGTTTGAGGTGTCCGAGGCGCGTAGCGTCAAACACCCAACTCTTCCTAAAATCGTCAAGCACACTTTTTTGGTGCCTGCGCATCTGTTCCCGAAGGGCGTTCCGACTGGGGCAAACTTGCGTGATCCGGTCGGCATGAACCGACAGGTCTATAAGGACGTCAAAGCAAGCCTCGAAGGCAAGGAGGCACTGCCGGGTACCTTCGATCTGTTGAACCTGGGAATTACGATCATTGCCGAAGATATTGAGGTGATCGACAAGCGGGTCTTCGACGTCATGATTGACGATGACTATGGGATCGCCAATGGCGGCCACACAACCCAAATTATCTACGACTGCCAAGAGGATGACTCGATCGCCGAAGGCCAGCACGTCGAAGTCAAAATCATTACCGGGCTAGAAGGCGGCGAAAACCACACGCTGCGTGTGGATATTGCAAGGGGGCAAAACACCGGGATTTCAGTGCAGCCCCGTTCGATCTTTGAACTAGATGGGGCTTTCGAGAGCCTCAAAGCGATTGTGAAGGATCAAGACTGGGCAAATGATATTGGCTTCAAGGAGTCGGACAAGAAGGACATTGACGTCCGCGAGTTGGTTTCAGTGCTGGAATTGATGAACGTCACTGACTTTCCTGTGCGAGACACGAAGCATCCGATTGCGGCCTATGAAAAGTGGTCAACCCCTCTCAAAAAATTTGGGGATGACTATGAAGACAATCGTGAGAATCCTGTCGGCCGGAAATATGCGGTTTTTGAACCTTTGCTGCTCGATATTCTGGTTCTCTACGACCACATTCGCCGCGACTTCCTTCGCGTCTACAATGAAACGGTTGGCGGCCGCGCGGGAAATCTACGGATCGTGGAAAAGGCCCCACCGAGCAAGGGACGGTTTCAATTCCGTTATGCTAATCTAGATGACCATGATCAGCGTTTGACTAAAGGTGCCGCCTATCCAATTCTGGGGGCATTCCGCAACTTTGTCACGGTAAATCCTGAAACTGGCGTCGCAGAGTGGCAAGGCGGTTTCGAGAATGTCCTTGCTTCTTGGCGTGATCTTGCTCCCGAATTGGTGGCGGAAACCAAGCAGGCCATTCGGGATATTGGCAATGCTCCAGACTCGCTCGGCAAGAACCGCAACCACTGGGCCAACTTGTTCAAAACTGTGCGCTTGCATGTAATGCAGCAGCAGTTGGACACGATGGGTTGA
- a CDS encoding ParB/RepB/Spo0J family partition protein has translation MHDIHTIALTDIDADALPRDRISLAPSALAELQASIASLGLTHPIEVWAKHDPLPDTPRHGLISGLRRLTAVRALGHTTIPAFIRDPSDIAEAMTRMVTENEIRAAISPWEKGRLVTESVAEGLFPTLDAATDSLYRTLDRHRRARIRAMADVVAEIGDHLLTAPEALSQNQITRIAFALRADLGPLITTALRTSKQKSPDAQWKTILPILLEAEEAARTPDTALYRPGRPRRTAQVRSKLNIRRERTPDGWSLRFTGPEATGPLMEDIMDAVEDQFGNRQR, from the coding sequence ATGCACGACATCCACACCATCGCCCTCACCGACATCGACGCCGATGCCCTTCCCCGCGACCGCATCTCCCTTGCGCCCTCCGCCCTTGCGGAACTGCAAGCCTCCATCGCGTCCCTCGGCCTCACCCACCCCATCGAGGTCTGGGCCAAGCACGATCCCCTCCCCGACACGCCCCGCCATGGCCTGATCTCCGGCCTGCGCCGCCTCACCGCCGTGCGGGCGCTCGGCCACACCACCATTCCCGCCTTCATCCGCGACCCCTCCGACATCGCCGAGGCCATGACCCGTATGGTGACCGAGAATGAGATCCGCGCCGCCATTTCCCCGTGGGAAAAAGGCCGCCTTGTCACGGAATCGGTGGCCGAGGGCCTCTTCCCCACCCTCGACGCCGCCACCGACAGCCTCTACCGCACCCTCGACCGCCACCGCCGCGCCCGCATCCGCGCCATGGCCGACGTCGTGGCCGAGATCGGTGACCACCTGCTGACCGCGCCCGAGGCCCTCAGCCAGAACCAGATCACCCGCATCGCCTTCGCCCTGCGCGCCGACCTAGGCCCCCTCATCACCACCGCCCTGCGCACCTCGAAACAAAAATCCCCCGACGCCCAATGGAAAACGATCCTGCCGATCCTGCTGGAGGCCGAAGAAGCCGCCCGCACCCCGGACACCGCCCTCTACCGCCCGGGCCGTCCTCGCCGCACGGCCCAGGTGCGGTCGAAACTGAATATCAGGCGAGAGAGAACCCCCGACGGCTGGTCGCTGCGGTTCACAGGACCAGAGGCAACCGGCCCGCTTATGGAGGACATCATGGATGCAGTGGAGGACCAGTTCGGTAACAGACAACGGTGA
- a CDS encoding threonine-phosphate decarboxylase: MTALFPKRDHGGGLDAAAAEYGGQQEAWLDLSTGINPIAYPVGDLPQKVWSRLPGEGAMARLLQTARAFWSVPDEVEIIAAAGASPLIARMPDLAALSGAYIPMPTYNEHAAAFAARGRLNDPRNPKNPVHVYVHPNNPDGRMWPGSAIGGRPLTIIDESFCDTVPERSHIARAAEPGVIVLKSFGKFWGLAGVRLGFAMARPETFAPVNGKGTLAELMGPWSVSGPALEIGARALSDLGWADTTRVRLGRDAARLDHLMLTAGAEIVGGTTLFRTYTLREGAEYWQKRLAAHRIWSRIFPYSTNWIRLGLPGTDEEWARLEAAL; this comes from the coding sequence ATGACCGCACTGTTTCCCAAACGCGACCACGGAGGTGGTCTGGACGCCGCCGCCGCCGAATATGGGGGGCAGCAAGAGGCATGGCTTGATCTGTCGACGGGGATCAACCCGATCGCCTATCCCGTCGGGGACCTCCCGCAAAAGGTCTGGAGCAGGCTTCCCGGCGAAGGCGCGATGGCGCGTCTCTTGCAGACCGCCCGCGCGTTCTGGTCCGTCCCCGATGAGGTCGAGATCATCGCCGCCGCCGGGGCCTCGCCACTGATTGCGCGCATGCCGGATCTGGCGGCTTTGTCCGGCGCGTATATCCCGATGCCCACCTATAATGAGCACGCCGCCGCCTTCGCGGCGCGGGGGCGGCTGAACGATCCGCGCAATCCGAAAAACCCGGTGCATGTCTATGTGCATCCCAACAACCCCGATGGCAGGATGTGGCCGGGCTCTGCCATTGGTGGGCGTCCCCTGACGATCATCGACGAAAGCTTCTGTGACACGGTGCCCGAGCGTAGCCACATCGCCCGCGCGGCCGAACCCGGCGTGATCGTGCTGAAAAGCTTCGGGAAGTTCTGGGGCCTTGCCGGGGTCCGCCTTGGTTTTGCGATGGCGCGCCCCGAGACCTTCGCGCCGGTCAACGGCAAGGGCACCCTGGCCGAGCTGATGGGGCCATGGTCCGTGTCAGGCCCGGCGTTGGAGATCGGGGCACGTGCCCTTTCGGATCTGGGCTGGGCCGATACCACCCGCGTGCGCCTTGGGCGCGATGCGGCACGGCTGGATCATCTGATGTTGACTGCAGGTGCCGAGATTGTCGGCGGCACCACCCTGTTTCGCACCTACACCCTGCGTGAGGGTGCTGAATACTGGCAAAAACGCTTGGCCGCGCATCGGATCTGGTCCCGGATTTTCCCCTATTCCACCAATTGGATACGCCTGGGCCTTCCGGGCACGGACGAAGAATGGGCCCGCCTTGAGGCCGCCCTTTGA